From Poecile atricapillus isolate bPoeAtr1 chromosome Z, bPoeAtr1.hap1, whole genome shotgun sequence, one genomic window encodes:
- the RFK gene encoding riboflavin kinase, translated as MRQLPYFCRGEVVKGFGRGSKELGIPTANFSEQVVESFPSDIPTGIYYGWACVGNGDVHKMVLSIGWNPFYKNIKKSVETHIIHTFKEDFYGEILSIVITGYIRPEKNFDSIDALILAIQEDIEEAKRQLDLPEHLKLKEDNFFHQPEGKIVNSR; from the exons ATGAGGCAGCTGCCGTACTTCTGCCGCGGGGAGGTGGTGAAGGGCTTCGGCAGGGGCTCCAAGGAGCTGGGCATCCCCACCG CTAACTTTTCTGAGCAAGTAGTTGAAAGCTTTCCATCTGATATCCCTACTGGTATATACTATGGATGGGCCTGTGTTGGAAATGGAGATGTGCATAAAATGGTTTTGAGCATAGGATGGAATCCCTTCTATAAGAATATTAAGAAATCAGTG GAAACACACATTATCCACACCTTCAAAGAAGACTTTTATGGAGAAATTCTTAGTATAGTCATAACTGGATACATTCGACCAGAAAAAAACTTTGATTCCATAG ATGCACTCATTTTGGCAATTCAGGAAGACATTGAAGAAGCAAAAAGACAGCTAGATCTACCAGAACATCTAAAACTCAAAGAAGATAACTTTTTTCATCAGCCAGAAGGCAAAATAGTAAACAGCCGCTGA